ATGATGGTGACCTTGTGCACGGGCATGGTGCCGTCATCGAGCACGGCGCCCACGACGGCGTGTCCGGCCTCGTGCCAGGCAAGGGCGCGCTTCTCCTTGTCGTCCATCACGCGACGGCGCGAGAGCCCCCAGAGGACCTTGTCGCGCGCTTCGTCGACATCGGTCATGTCGACTTTCTTCTTGTTGCGACGGGCGGCGAGGAGCGCGGCCTCGTTGAGGAGATTGGCCAGTTCGGCGCCGGAGAGGCCGGGCGTGCCGCGCGCGATGACGGAGAGGTCGACGTTGTCGGCCAGCGCGATCTTGCGGGCATGGACGCGGAGAATCTGCTCGCGGCCGACGATGTCGGGCAAATCGATCCCCACCTGACGGTCGAAGCGGCCGGGGCGGAGCAACGCGCTGTCGAGCACGTCGGGGCGATTGGTCGCCGCGATGATGATGATGCCTTCCTGGGTGTCGAAGCCGTCCATCTCGACGAGCAGCGAGTTGAGCGTCTGCTCGCGCTCGTCGTTGCCGCCACCGAGACCCGCGCCGCGCTGCCGGCCGACCGCATCGATTTCGTCGATGAAGATCAGGCAGGGCGCGTTCTTGCGGCCCTGTTCGAACATGTCGCGCACGCGGCTCGCGCCGACGCCGACGAACATTTCCACGAAGTCCGAGCCGCTGATCGAGAAGAACGGCACGTCGGCCTCGCCGGCGATGGCCTTCGCGAGGAGCGTCTTGCCGGTGCCCGGAGGACCGACCATGAGGATGCCCTTCGGGATGCGACCACCGATCTTCTGGAACTTCTTCGGATCCTTCAGGAACTCGACTACTTCGCTGACCTCCTCCTTGGCCTCGTCGCAACCGGCGACGTCGGCGAACGTGATGCGATCCTTCTCGCGCGTGAGGAGCTTGGCGCGGCTCTTGCCGAAGCTGAGGGCGCCCTTGCCGGCGTTGCGCAGCTGGCGGACGAAGAGGAAATAGAGCAGACCGATGACGATGACGAACGGCAGGATGTTGTAGATGAGCTGGGTCATCGCAGTGGTCGCGGGCTTTTCGACGAAAGCCTGCGAGCGCTGAAGCCGCTCGAAATTACCGTCGGTCAACCGGCCGGTCGCCACAAACGCGTCGGTCGTGCCGGCTTCCGTGCGAAGGCTGGACTCCTTCAGCTTGCCGGCGACCGAATACCAGTCGCGGCCTTGCGACGGGTCAGGCTGGATCGTGCCGGTGAGCAGCTTCCCCTGCTCCGCCAGTTCCACGACCTGCTGCATCTTCAGCGAGGCCGGCTGCGGTGCGCGTCCCGGATTGAACATGAAAAGCGCCACGATGGCGCCGATGATCGCCACCCAGATGAGGAGCACCTTCGGTTGAAAACTCTCCGGCGGCAGGTTCTTCAGGGGGCGGCGTTTCTTGTTGTCGTCTGAGTCGGACATTCGGGTTTTGGGACTGGAGGGGCAACGTGGAGGTTCCCCTGGGATAAGTCAAATGAAGGCCCGGAGGAATTTCGTCCCGAAATCGGAACGAAATTCACGCCCGCCGCAGGGACAGTTTCCCGGCGCGGACGACCGCAAAAGCCTGCGTGCCCAGGCTGAATTTCGTGTCCCGGCCGCGGCGGAGGGCGGCGAGCAGTTGTTCGAAACCTTGGCGGGAAAGGTCCGTGGCCGGCTGGTTCGCGACCATCCAACGATGCAGCGCCCGTCGCCACAACGCGAACGGCTTGCCCGCCAGCCGCGCCAAGTCGAGCGTGCGACCGCGCAGCGGCGCGACTGCGTCGAGCCACGCTTCAAGCGCCGCGTCGTCTTCTTCGAGACGTTCGCGCGCGAGTGCGGCCCCGGCCAGCGCGTCGCGCCCTGCGGCCTTCGTCCACGCGGGCAGGACGGAGCGGCGGACACGATTACGCCAGAAAGCCTCGCCCGCGTTGGTCGCGTCCTCGCACCAGCGGGCGCCGCTCGCGCGCAACGCCGCCACGATGTCCGCCTTCTTCAGCGTCAGCAGCGGCCGCAAATGCACGCGCCCGTCGGCCTGCTCCTGCACCGGCCGCGGCGCCGCGAGCCCGCTCGTGCCGCTGCCGCGCGCGAGGCGCATCAACATCGTCTCGGCAATGTCGTCCTGCTGGTGTCCGAGCCAGAGCAGACGCAGCTTCCGCCGCTTCATCTCGCGGGCGAAAAATGCGTGGCGCGCCTCGCGCGCGGCGGCCTCGCTCGCGTGCGCAACGGCGTTCGCCCACTGGGCGCTGACGAACTTCACGCCGAGCGCGGCGCAGACCTCGCGGCAGAATTTCTCGTCCGCGTCGGCCGCGCGCCCGCGCAGGCGGTGGTTGAAATGCAGCGCGACGAACTCCCGCCCCCAGCGCCCCTCCGCTTCCGCCCAGAAGATCAGCAGCAACGCCAGCGAGTCGGCGCCGCCGGAAAACGCGAGCGCCCACCGCGGGTGCTTCACGTGCGGTCGTCGGCGCTTCTCGCGCTCCCAGTCGGCGAGGGCGTAATTCATCGCCGCCGGATGCAACGCGCCGTGCGCGATGCGCCGCACGAACGCCGCGGCGATGGCGGGCCAATCGGGCTGGGCGCGGGCGGGTTTGCGGCGGCGTTTCATGTAGGAGCCTGTTTGCAGGCGATACGGACGCGAGTGGGTCGCCTGCGAGCAGGCTCCTACAGGATGCCCGCTTACTTGAAACTCAGGAACTCCTTGCCGAAATACGGCACGAGCGCCGCCGGGATCTTCACGCGGCCGTCGGCCTGCAGGTTGTTCTCGAGCAGCGCGGCGAGCACGCGCGGCACAGCGAGACCGGAACCGTTCAGCGTGTGCACGAGTTCGGGTTTGCCGGTTTCCTGATTGCGGAAACGGATCTGCGCGCGGCGCGCCTGGAAGGCCTCGAAGTTCGAGCAGCTGGACACTTCGAGCCAGCGCTTCTGGCCGGCGGCCCAGACCTCGAGGTCGTATTTCTTCGACTGGGAAAAGCCGAGGTCGCCGCCGCACATCAGCAGCACGCGGTAAGGCAGCTCGAGCTTCCGGAGCAGGCGCTCGGCGTCGTCGCGGAGCGCATCGAGTTCCTCGTAGCTGCGCGTCGGATGCACCCACTTGAGCAGCTCGACCTTGTCGAACTGGTGCAGGCGGTTCAGGCCGCGCACGTCCTTGCCGTAGCTGCCCGCCTCGCGGCGGAAGCAGGGCGTGTAGGCGCAGCGCTTGATCGGCAACGCGCTTTCCTCGACGATCTCGTCGCGGAAGAAATTCGTCAGCGGCACCTCGGCCGTCGGCACGGCGAAGAGCCGGTCGGGCGTCGTCTCATACATCTGCCCTTCCTTGTCCGGCAGCTGGCCGGTGGCGGTGGCGCTGGCGGCGTTGACGAAGATCGGCGGCGCGACCTCGGTGTAGCCGGCCTTCACGTCCTCATCCAAAAAGAACTGCAACAGCGCGCGCACGATCTTCGCGCCGTCGCCGACGTAGAACGGAAAACCCGCGCCGGTGACCTTCGCGCCGCGGCCGAAATCGAGCAGGTTGTCGAAACCCTTGATCTCCCAATGCGGCTGCGCGGCGGGCGACACGGCGTTCACGTCGCCGTGCGTGGCGAAAACGACGTTCTGCTCGGGCGTTTTGCCCTCGGGCACGGAGGCGTGCGGGACGTTCGGCAGCGTGAGCATCGCGTCACGCCATTTCTCCTCGACCGTCTTGAGTCCTTCCTCGCGCGCCTTCACCTCGGCGGAGACGGCCTTCATTTCCTGGACCTTGGCGAGGAATTCCGGCGAACCCTTCTTCAGCGCGGCCATCTCGTTGTTGGCCGCCTTCTGCTTGGCGCGGAGCTGCTCGACCTCGCCGAGCTGCGAACGCCACGCGTGATCGAGTGCCAGCACCGCGTCGAGGTCGACGTCGAGGTGCTTCTTGGCAATGGCGGCGCGGACGACATCCGGCGTTTCGCGAAGGACTTTGGGATCGAGCATAGGAGCGACGATTAACCGGGGAACGCCGCGCCCCAGCAAGGCGATTTTGGGAGCTAGAACGCGCCCCGGCCGTCCGCCGCCGGCGCTACTTCTTCTCGCTGAACAGCCGGTTCACCATCTCGTCGGGCCAGCTCGCGCTCAACACGCGATCCTTGTCCGCCGCGCGCAGCACGATCTCGGCTTTGCGCACGGCCGCCCGGTCGGCGACGCGGCGCGTGTAGCTGAACTCGCCCGCGCCGCGCCACACCGGCTGCCCCTGCAAGTTGTCCTTGCCCGCTTCCTGCACTTGGGCGACGTCGCCGCTCGCGAGCGTGAGCACCGCCACCGCGCCGTGAAAATCCCCGAACAGCACCTGCTTCTCGTCCGGGCTGACCTCGAAGAACGCGAGCGATTGCGGCAGATTAGCCTCGTGCTTGCGCGGCACCAGACGCGTGAGCGTGGCCTGCCGCGCCGGATCCAGCGCGAACAGCTGCTCGCGCGTGTCGCCGAAATCCTCCGCGGCGACCGGCAGGCTGAGTTCGGCGGCGTTGAAGAGAATCCGGCCATCGTGCAGGCACCGCACCCGCGCCTGCTCCGAAAACACAAAACCGGCGAGCTCCCGCGGCTCCGGCGCCTTCAGCCCAGCGCCCGCCGCATCGAACACCGGCCGCTGCACCAGCGTGCCCAGCCGCAACTGGTCGTGCTCCGCGCCGGCGTTCGCCTGCACGTAGACGACGTCGCGTCCGTCGGCGGTCCAATCCGGGTAAGCCGCCACACGCGTCGCGATCAACTCCGGCGCGCTCGGCGAACCCAAGCGCGCCACCCACAACTGAAATTCGTTTTCCTGCGGTTCCGGGGCGAGACCCGGCTTGGCAACGCAGGCGATCGCGCGGTCGCCCGCCGCGACGCGGATCTCCTCGATCTCGCCGGCACCGGCGTAAAGCGCCGCACCCGTCACGAGCGTGTCGCCTTCGATCTTGGCCATGACCAACTCGTGCACCTCGACCTGCGCGGTCTTCCACGCGTTCCAGGTGTCCGCGTCGAGTTGGGCACGCACCTCCGGTCCATGACGATCGCGCAGGTAGATTTGCCACCAAGCCGGCTCCGCTTTGTAAACCTTCTGCAGCCGCGCCTTGGCCAACGTCTCCGCCGGCGACTTCTGCCACAGCTGCTCGACCTGAGCGGCAAACTTTCCGGCGCGCTCGGCCCCGAGATGCCGGGCGGCTTCGTCCCACGAGCCGACGCGCTGGCTGCGCGCGACCACGAGCTGCTGCGAGTCGCCGAGCCAAGCCGCCAGGTTGGCGCCGGGCACGAGCAACGGCGACAGGCGACCGTCCGCGTCGGTCAGATAAAGTCCTTCCTGACCGAAGACGACCGCGCGACGGCCGTCGGGCGACCACAGGAGATTTTTCTCCAAACATCCCGCAAGCAGCAGTAGCACGACCGCGAGCGGCAGCACACAGAGCCGGCGAACGCCGGCGAACAAGGCAACGGTTTTCATGGTTTTTCCTCCGAAATCGGGTTGGCGCGCGAGGGCAGCCATTGAAGCGCTGACCGCGCCGTGGCCCCGCCGGACTTGCGGGCCGCCGGTTGCAACAGCTCCGCCGTGCGACGCGAGGCCGACCAAAAGCGCGACGACGGCTCCGCGCGCTCCGGTGCGGACGCATCCGCAGCGGCACTGGCCGTTGCCACGACCGCGATCGCGGCGCGGTCCGGCGTGCGCAGTTTCAAGCCGACACCGGTTCCCGCCGAAAGCCCCACGACGATCGCCGCGGCGAGGCGCAGCCATTCGCCGCCGGGCACTCGCAACGCCCGTGGCGGACTCGCGGACGCGGTTCCGAGCACCCGCAGCGGTGGCAGAACCTCCGTCGCCCGTGCGGCAACGGCAGCGCGAGCCTGGCGCATCGTCGCGTCCAACTCTGCGGCGCGGGCGGCGGCGGACGGATCGCGCGCGAGGTGTTCGTCCAACAGCGCGACCACTGCGGGCGCGAGTTCGCCGGCGGTGCGGTCGATGAACAGGGAGTCGAGTTCTTCGGATTTCATGGGCGCGTGGGTGAAGCGGGGTTGAGCGTGGCGCGCAGCGCGTGCACTGCGGCGTGCAACCGCGAGCGCACGGTGCCGATCGGAATATCGAGCGCTTCCGCGATTTCCTCGTAGCTCAAATCGTGGCGCAGTTTCAGCAGCAGCGTCTCGCGTTGCGCCGCGGGCAACCGTCCGACGGCCTCGCGCATGTCGGCGAGCC
This window of the Candidatus Didemnitutus sp. genome carries:
- the serS gene encoding serine--tRNA ligase, yielding MLDPKVLRETPDVVRAAIAKKHLDVDLDAVLALDHAWRSQLGEVEQLRAKQKAANNEMAALKKGSPEFLAKVQEMKAVSAEVKAREEGLKTVEEKWRDAMLTLPNVPHASVPEGKTPEQNVVFATHGDVNAVSPAAQPHWEIKGFDNLLDFGRGAKVTGAGFPFYVGDGAKIVRALLQFFLDEDVKAGYTEVAPPIFVNAASATATGQLPDKEGQMYETTPDRLFAVPTAEVPLTNFFRDEIVEESALPIKRCAYTPCFRREAGSYGKDVRGLNRLHQFDKVELLKWVHPTRSYEELDALRDDAERLLRKLELPYRVLLMCGGDLGFSQSKKYDLEVWAAGQKRWLEVSSCSNFEAFQARRAQIRFRNQETGKPELVHTLNGSGLAVPRVLAALLENNLQADGRVKIPAALVPYFGKEFLSFK
- the ftsH gene encoding ATP-dependent zinc metalloprotease FtsH, with translation MSDSDDNKKRRPLKNLPPESFQPKVLLIWVAIIGAIVALFMFNPGRAPQPASLKMQQVVELAEQGKLLTGTIQPDPSQGRDWYSVAGKLKESSLRTEAGTTDAFVATGRLTDGNFERLQRSQAFVEKPATTAMTQLIYNILPFVIVIGLLYFLFVRQLRNAGKGALSFGKSRAKLLTREKDRITFADVAGCDEAKEEVSEVVEFLKDPKKFQKIGGRIPKGILMVGPPGTGKTLLAKAIAGEADVPFFSISGSDFVEMFVGVGASRVRDMFEQGRKNAPCLIFIDEIDAVGRQRGAGLGGGNDEREQTLNSLLVEMDGFDTQEGIIIIAATNRPDVLDSALLRPGRFDRQVGIDLPDIVGREQILRVHARKIALADNVDLSVIARGTPGLSGAELANLLNEAALLAARRNKKKVDMTDVDEARDKVLWGLSRRRVMDDKEKRALAWHEAGHAVVGAVLDDGTMPVHKVTIIPRGQSLGSTTYLATKDILGRTKKQYLDRICTSMAGRIAEEFVTNDISDGASGDIKQATKIARYMVCDFGMSELGPIAMGENQDTVFLGRDITRSQHLSEDTARKIDLAVSAFVTSEYQRAEKILKDNRAALDKIAEALLEHETIEGKHVFEVLQHGEIKSPVVSSKPAPRDGAAAKPSGTAAASDTSGAPAPAPTPA
- the tilS gene encoding tRNA lysidine(34) synthetase TilS, which gives rise to MNYALADWEREKRRRPHVKHPRWALAFSGGADSLALLLIFWAEAEGRWGREFVALHFNHRLRGRAADADEKFCREVCAALGVKFVSAQWANAVAHASEAAAREARHAFFAREMKRRKLRLLWLGHQQDDIAETMLMRLARGSGTSGLAAPRPVQEQADGRVHLRPLLTLKKADIVAALRASGARWCEDATNAGEAFWRNRVRRSVLPAWTKAAGRDALAGAALARERLEEDDAALEAWLDAVAPLRGRTLDLARLAGKPFALWRRALHRWMVANQPATDLSRQGFEQLLAALRRGRDTKFSLGTQAFAVVRAGKLSLRRA